The sequence below is a genomic window from Sorangiineae bacterium MSr12523.
CAGATCGCCGCCGATCCATCGGAGCTAAGGCGATACGCTCGCGTTGCCGTTGTCGTCGAACGTGATCGGGATCTGTATTTGAAATGGGCCTTTTTTGGGCGGCCCCTCTTTTGCGGTTACGAATTGGCGCAGATGCCAATCCACGCAATCGGCGATCGGGGACGGTGGGGACAGTTTTGCCTGGCCTGTATTTCCGTGTTCGTCGAAGGGCACGGTTACTAGGTACCGACGAGGAGGCGGTGGCTCGTCTGCCCCCTGCTCTCGCAGTTTTGCCTTCGCCTGGTTGCGGTCCAGTAGATCGCGGCCGCACCCTTGCAATCGATCGAGGCGGGCGAGAATGCGACGGCGGCCCCACTCTTCGTTCGTCATTTTGGACGCGGCGTTTTGCGCGGTTTTCGGTGCCGCGGAGGCTGCGACCTCCTGTTTCGTCTCCGCTTCGGCGGCTTCCGGCTCCGCCGCCCCTGTCGATTCGTGCGCGTTGCCGGCTTTGTCGAACTCCAGGGGTACTTTGATGTTGAAGCTGCGCTGGGCCGGCGGACGCTCTTCGGTCAATTTACGTCCTCGCATTTCCTCGATGACGCAAATTTCGAAGTGTATGAGCGTCATGGGCTTTGGATGCATATCGACGTTCGTGTCTCTCACGGAGCCATTTTCATTGAAGTAGACCGCGAGCGTGAACCGTCGGGGGGCTTCTTCTTTGACCAGCCCCAGGCCGCAACGATGCAGCCGATCAAGGCTAGAAACCAAAGAGCGGCGCCCCCATTCCTCGAGCGCTTTCGGGTCCACCTCGGAGGGGGGCGGAGGGGCGAGCGCCGGTGGCGGCGGCGCTGCAGTCGAAGCCGCGGTACCGGCGGATCGCTTCGATTTCCACGCCTCCATGACGGCGGACACGCCGCTGCACGTCGCTGGTATGGCGCCAAGGAACAGCGAAAACCCCAAGACTGCGAGCACCATGCGAATGTTGTCACGTTGCACGGCGCGAGAGTGTTCAGCCCATTTCCCTGGAGTATCCGGCGCCGGCACTGGGTGCTCCACGGCCACCGCCACACCGCAATACCGACATCGAAGCTCGGTCTGTCCAGGCTGCGGGGCATCGAGCGGCGCGCCGCAATTCGCGCAGTTGTTCGGTTGTTTTGCCTTTCGTCGTGCCATGGAAACCGTCATCGCATCGGCATCGGGCGCGCGTCAAACTGGGCTCGCGAGAAAGCGCGCACGAGCCGTTCCTCGAGAGCACCATGAGATGGTGCTCCCACGTGAACACGTGGTTCAGCCGAACGGCACCATTCGCGGAGCGCACCGACGACGCCATCCTCAAGGGCTTCGCCGCCCGAATGCCCCGCCAAGAAGACGGTCGTCGGCCAGCCTTTCAGCCAAGAGAAATACGGCGTGGGCGTCCGCAAAGAGGATATTGCATTCCGCAATGCAATCAACGACGTCCTCGAGGCGCACTCCCCACGGACCAAAGGAAACTCGTCGCACGTGACACCGCTGCGGTGCGCTTACGTGGGCGAAACGGGGCGAGGAGGCCGGAGTGAGAACGAGGTGAGGCTCATTCCACCGTCGATTTCGATTTCCTGCGCGGTGATGTACGAGGCTTCCTCGCTGGCCAGAAATGCAGTGAGGTGCGCTATTTCTGCCGGCTCCGCGAAACGTCCGGCGGGGATGGCGGCGATGGCACGCTCCCGAATATCGTCGGGCATCGCAAGGGCCTTGGGGGTCGCGACCAGTCCCGGCAGAACACAATTGGCTGTGATGCCGTGACTCGTATTCTCGATCGCCACGGTCCGCATCAGCCCCTGCAGCCCCGATTTGGACGCCGCGTATGCTATTTGACCGGGCGCCCCGAGGTGTCCGGCGACGCTCGAGATCGCAATGACGCGGCCCCAACGCCGCGCCCGCATTCCAACGAGGCAAGCCTGAATGACGCGGAACGACCCCGTGAGGTTTACATCGATATCTCGAGACCACTGCGCGAGTGACATTTTATGCGCCGCGGCCATCGTATCGACGATGGCGGCGTTCGCTACACAGATGTCCACGCTGCCGAAAACATCGGCGGGCAGCGTGTCCCGGGAGATATCCAGCTTGAGATCGCAAGGACCGCTAACATCGAGACGGATAACCTTCAGCCCATTGGCGCGCAGCCGTTCGACGATCGCAACACCGATACCACCGCTGGCACCGGTCACCAAAGCAGTGCGTATGCTCATGAGTGGGGCCCTTTCATGATGGACCGCAGGATACCGTTCTGCGGTGACGCAACGGCTATAGAGAGCACTTTTCCTATATCAAGGTCTCCCGATCTGAACTCCCGTCAAGAGACCTCGTTCCGTTCTTCCGACCG
It includes:
- a CDS encoding SDR family oxidoreductase produces the protein MSIRTALVTGASGGIGVAIVERLRANGLKVIRLDVSGPCDLKLDISRDTLPADVFGSVDICVANAAIVDTMAAAHKMSLAQWSRDIDVNLTGSFRVIQACLVGMRARRWGRVIAISSVAGHLGAPGQIAYAASKSGLQGLMRTVAIENTSHGITANCVLPGLVATPKALAMPDDIRERAIAAIPAGRFAEPAEIAHLTAFLASEEASYITAQEIEIDGGMSLTSFSLRPPRPVSPT